In Oncorhynchus kisutch isolate 150728-3 linkage group LG7, Okis_V2, whole genome shotgun sequence, one DNA window encodes the following:
- the LOC109894455 gene encoding multiple epidermal growth factor-like domains protein 9 isoform X1: MECWGVLTAIAAACLLGVVVSQTTAPMLALSVMNTFIENVTETTTFSETPTVSETPTVSETPTFNEKVTASPHMIPSTTSPGCSALCEACVPGSYSDKDTLLCSCCREPGLCLFTGACLPCSRGFFQSMAGQQRCLPCSQGFYTNSTGSPMCQSCPAGSYSNNTGSDSCQSCSPGFYMSQQNATLCSPCQRGTFCNASSCALCQICPAGTESLQAAAKECTPCRPGLHKAPRQSMCQICSSGFFQIHWGQETCNLCPENHYCPSPDVNPIRCPGVAFCPEGSTAPGYCMETFFRKAGENCELAPITIALLVIGGGVALLFVILLVLCRMRDTGGELSLARQFLVTKESPQGVYYGIPCDAEPVYAGW, from the exons ATGGAATGTTGGGGAGTTTTGACTGCGATAGCTGCCGCTTGTCTGCTAG GTGTGGTGGTGAGCCAGACGACGGCTCCGATGCTCGCTCTTTCTGTGATGAACACATTCATTGAGAATGTGACAGAAACAACCACATTCAGTGAGACCCCTACAGTCAGTGAGACCCCTACAGTCAGTGAGACCCCTACATTCAATGAGAAAGTGACAGCATCCCCCCATATGATCCCCAGCACCACGTCCCCAGGCTGCTCTGCCCTCTGTGAGGCCTGTGTCCCAGGGTCCTACTCCGACAAAG ACACCCTCCTGTGTTCCTGCTGCCGTGAGCCAGGGTTGTGTCTGTTCACTGGGGCTTGCCTCCCATGTTCCAGAGGGTTCTTTCAGAGTATGGCTGGACAACAGCGCTGTCTGCCCTGCAGCCAGGGTTTTTACACCAA TTCCACCGGCAGCCCTATGTGTCAGTCCTGCCCCGCAGGCTCCTACAGCAACAACACAGGCTCCGACTCCTGCCAAAGTTGTTCTCCAG GTTTCTATATGTCTCAACAAAATGCAACATTGTGCAGTCCATGTCAACGAGGAACATTCTGCAA CGCCTCCAGTTGTGCTCTGTGTCAGATCTGTCCTGCTGGTACAGAGTCCCTCCAGGCTGCTGCCAAGGAGTGCACACCTTGTCGTCCAG GCCTGCACAAGGCTCCACGTCAGAGTATGTGTCAAATCTGCAGCAGCGGCTTCTTCCAGATCCACTGGGGCCAGGAGACCTGTAACCTCTGCCCCGAAAACCACTACTGCCCA AGTCCAGACGTGAACCCCATCCGGTGCCCTGGCGTTGCCTTCTGTCCTGAAGGCAGCACTGCTCCAGGTTACTGCATGGAGACCTTCTTCCGCAAGGCAGGGGAGAACTGCGAGCTGGCCCCTATCACCATTGCTCTACTTGTCATTGGAGGAGGGG TGGCCCTACTCTTTGTCATCCTACTGGTGTTGTGTCGAATGCGAGACACAGGTGGAGAGCTTTCCCTCGCGCGACAATTTCTGGTAACCAAAGAGAGTCCGCAAGGTGTATACTACGGGATCCCATGTGACGCCGAGCCAGTATATGCTGGTTGGTGA
- the LOC109894455 gene encoding multiple epidermal growth factor-like domains protein 9 isoform X2 codes for MLALSVMNTFIENVTETTTFSETPTVSETPTVSETPTFNEKVTASPHMIPSTTSPGCSALCEACVPGSYSDKDTLLCSCCREPGLCLFTGACLPCSRGFFQSMAGQQRCLPCSQGFYTNSTGSPMCQSCPAGSYSNNTGSDSCQSCSPGFYMSQQNATLCSPCQRGTFCNASSCALCQICPAGTESLQAAAKECTPCRPGLHKAPRQSMCQICSSGFFQIHWGQETCNLCPENHYCPSPDVNPIRCPGVAFCPEGSTAPGYCMETFFRKAGENCELAPITIALLVIGGGVALLFVILLVLCRMRDTGGELSLARQFLVTKESPQGVYYGIPCDAEPVYAGW; via the exons ATGCTCGCTCTTTCTGTGATGAACACATTCATTGAGAATGTGACAGAAACAACCACATTCAGTGAGACCCCTACAGTCAGTGAGACCCCTACAGTCAGTGAGACCCCTACATTCAATGAGAAAGTGACAGCATCCCCCCATATGATCCCCAGCACCACGTCCCCAGGCTGCTCTGCCCTCTGTGAGGCCTGTGTCCCAGGGTCCTACTCCGACAAAG ACACCCTCCTGTGTTCCTGCTGCCGTGAGCCAGGGTTGTGTCTGTTCACTGGGGCTTGCCTCCCATGTTCCAGAGGGTTCTTTCAGAGTATGGCTGGACAACAGCGCTGTCTGCCCTGCAGCCAGGGTTTTTACACCAA TTCCACCGGCAGCCCTATGTGTCAGTCCTGCCCCGCAGGCTCCTACAGCAACAACACAGGCTCCGACTCCTGCCAAAGTTGTTCTCCAG GTTTCTATATGTCTCAACAAAATGCAACATTGTGCAGTCCATGTCAACGAGGAACATTCTGCAA CGCCTCCAGTTGTGCTCTGTGTCAGATCTGTCCTGCTGGTACAGAGTCCCTCCAGGCTGCTGCCAAGGAGTGCACACCTTGTCGTCCAG GCCTGCACAAGGCTCCACGTCAGAGTATGTGTCAAATCTGCAGCAGCGGCTTCTTCCAGATCCACTGGGGCCAGGAGACCTGTAACCTCTGCCCCGAAAACCACTACTGCCCA AGTCCAGACGTGAACCCCATCCGGTGCCCTGGCGTTGCCTTCTGTCCTGAAGGCAGCACTGCTCCAGGTTACTGCATGGAGACCTTCTTCCGCAAGGCAGGGGAGAACTGCGAGCTGGCCCCTATCACCATTGCTCTACTTGTCATTGGAGGAGGGG TGGCCCTACTCTTTGTCATCCTACTGGTGTTGTGTCGAATGCGAGACACAGGTGGAGAGCTTTCCCTCGCGCGACAATTTCTGGTAACCAAAGAGAGTCCGCAAGGTGTATACTACGGGATCCCATGTGACGCCGAGCCAGTATATGCTGGTTGGTGA
- the mrpl35 gene encoding large ribosomal subunit protein bL35m, which translates to MAAIMARNVPGLMRPLTLFARGQQICRFSTIINRQTVQRSLVTTPAWASLSAKGFQTPKQSILQRVAPLIPSLVQQPSRNLTYISVKKGKRKSVKSVVKRFMRLHCGLWIRRKAGYKKKLWKKLPARKKRLREHVFCNKTQNKLLDKMTTKFWKRRNWFVNDPYKKYHERVNLKV; encoded by the exons ATGGCAGCCATCATGGCCAGGAACGTCCCTG GCTTGATGAGGCCGTTGACTCTGTTTGCCAGGGGGCAGCAGATATGTCGGTTCTCCACCATAATCAATCGTCAAACTGTCCAGAGGTCTCTGGTCACTACTCCTGCATGGGCTTCTCTGTCCGCCAAAGGCTTCCAGACACCCAAGCAGAGCATCCTGCAACG GGTTGCACCTCTCATTCCCAGCCTGGTCCAGCAACCAAGCAGAAACCTCACGTACATCAGTGTGAAAAAAGGGAAGAGGAAATCTGTGAAGTCAGTGGTGAAGAGGTTCATGCGTCTGCACTGTGGCCTGTGGATTAGACGCAAG GCTGGATACAAGAAAAAACTGTGGAAGAAGTTGCCTGCCAGAAAGAAGCGTTTAAGGGAGCATGTGTTTTGTAACAAAACACAGAATAAGCTCTTGGACAAAATGACCACAAAATTCTGGAAGAGGAGGAACTGGTTTGTCAATGATCCCTACAAGAAATATCATGAACGTGTCAACCTAAAAGTCTAA
- the reep1 gene encoding receptor expression-enhancing protein 1 isoform X1: MVSWIISRLVVLVFGTLYPAYSSYKAVKSKDVKEYVKWMMYWIIFALFTTMETITDIFICWVPFYYELKIAFVVWLLSPYTKGSSVLYRKFVHPTLSSKEKDIDDYLCQAKDKSYDTLVTFGRKGLNVAATAAVLAATKSQGVLSDRLRSFSMHDLSAYQSDPTEVDSGSVPSQSAAGQQRARTMMRSKSESGYTKGQDLDMTEYEVLRFDQCDTKELLSHAITPPKPTLPPSPSLTPQPSPPPSLAPPAPEQTEDMGGETSTSTPQLRLIKRKAPEPPPRDIRPLTRSRTAQLPSNREAM; this comes from the exons ATGGTTTCTTGGATAATCTCTAGACTTGTGGT GCTTGTATTTGGCACACTATATCCTGCATACTCCTCATACAAAGCTGTCAAGTCAAAGGATGTGAAGGAATAT GTGAAATGGATGATGTACTGGATCATATTTGCACTATTCACCACCATGGAAACCATCACGGACATATTTATCTGTTG GGTTCCTTTCTATTATGAGCTGAAGATTGCCTTTGTGGTATGGTTACTGTCTCCTTACACAAAGGGGTCCAGTGTTCTATACAGGAAGTTTGTTCACCCGACACTATCTTCAAAAGAGAAG GATATTGATGACTATCTCTGCCAAGCAAAGGACAAAAGCTACGATACTCTGGTGACTTTTGGGAGGAAAGGTTTGAATGTAGCAGCCACAGCTGCAGTCCTGGCAGCGACAAAG AGCCAAGGAGTACTGTCAGATAGACTACGAAGTTTCAGCATGCATGACTTGTCCGCCTACCAGTCCGACCCAACTGAGGTGGACTCTGGATCTGTCCCGAGTCAGTCTGCAGCTGGACAACAGAGGGCCAGGACCATGATGCGCAGCAAGTCAGAGAGTGGCTACACCAAGG GGCAGGATTTGGACATGACTGAGTATGAGGTGTTGAGATTCGACCAGTGTGACACCAAGGAGCTGCTGTCCCACGCTATTACACCCCCCAAACCCACActccctccttcaccctccctGACCCCCCAgccctctccacctccatcccttgCACCCCCAGCACCAGAGCAGACTGAGGACATGGGGGGGGAAACGTCAACAAGCACCCCACAGCTCAGGCTGATTAAGAGGAAGGCGCCTGAG CCTCCTCCTAGGGACATAAGACCTCTCACAAGATCCAGGACTGCCCAGCTGCCTTCAAACAGAGAAGCCATGTGA
- the reep1 gene encoding receptor expression-enhancing protein 1 isoform X2: MVSWIISRLVVLVFGTLYPAYSSYKAVKSKDVKEYVKWMMYWIIFALFTTMETITDIFICWVPFYYELKIAFVVWLLSPYTKGSSVLYRKFVHPTLSSKEKDIDDYLCQAKDKSYDTLVTFGRKGLNVAATAAVLAATKSQGVLSDRLRSFSMHDLSAYQSDPTEVDSGSVPSQSAAGQQRARTMMRSKSESGYTKASS; encoded by the exons ATGGTTTCTTGGATAATCTCTAGACTTGTGGT GCTTGTATTTGGCACACTATATCCTGCATACTCCTCATACAAAGCTGTCAAGTCAAAGGATGTGAAGGAATAT GTGAAATGGATGATGTACTGGATCATATTTGCACTATTCACCACCATGGAAACCATCACGGACATATTTATCTGTTG GGTTCCTTTCTATTATGAGCTGAAGATTGCCTTTGTGGTATGGTTACTGTCTCCTTACACAAAGGGGTCCAGTGTTCTATACAGGAAGTTTGTTCACCCGACACTATCTTCAAAAGAGAAG GATATTGATGACTATCTCTGCCAAGCAAAGGACAAAAGCTACGATACTCTGGTGACTTTTGGGAGGAAAGGTTTGAATGTAGCAGCCACAGCTGCAGTCCTGGCAGCGACAAAG AGCCAAGGAGTACTGTCAGATAGACTACGAAGTTTCAGCATGCATGACTTGTCCGCCTACCAGTCCGACCCAACTGAGGTGGACTCTGGATCTGTCCCGAGTCAGTCTGCAGCTGGACAACAGAGGGCCAGGACCATGATGCGCAGCAAGTCAGAGAGTGGCTACACCAAGG CCTCCTCCTAG
- the LOC109894457 gene encoding charged multivesicular body protein 3 — protein MKMGLFGKTQDRPPKDLVNEWSLKIRKEMRVIDRQIRDIQREEEKVKRSIKDAAKKGHRDVCVVLAKEMVQSKRAVSKLYASKAQMNSVLLSMKNQLSVLRVAGALQKSTEVMKAMQSLVKIPEIQGTMRELSKEMMKAGIIEEMLEDTFESMEDDEMEEAAEAEVDRILFEITAGALGKAPSKVTDALPEMEPPAAASEDESEEDIEEMQSRLAALRS, from the exons ATGAAAATGGGACTGTTCGGGAAAACACAAGATAGACCACCAAAAGACTTG GTAAATGAATGGTCACTCAAAATCAGGAAAGAGATGAGAGTGATTGACAGACAAATTCGAG ACattcagagggaggaggagaaggtaaaGAGATCCATCAAAGATGCTGCTAAAAAGGGACACAGGGACGTATGTGTGGTTCTTGCAAAAGAGATGGTCCAGTCGAAGCGTGCAGTCAGCAAACTTTATGCCTCCAAAGCCCAAATGAACTCTGTACTCCTCAGCATGAAGAACCAGCTTT CTGTATTGCGTGTAGCTGGCGCCCTTCAGAAGAGCACAGAGGTCATGAAAGCCATGCAGAGCTTAGTGAAGATCCCAGAGATCCAGGGCACCATGAGGGAGCTGTCCAAGGAGATGATGAAG GCTGGTATCATAGAGGAGATGCTGGAGGATACCTTTGAAAGCATGGAGGATGATGAGATGGAGGAGGCAGCAGAGGCAGAAGTTGATAGGATCCTCTTTGAGATCACAGCAG GCGCCCTTGGCAAAGCACCTAGCAAAGTCACAGACGCCCTACCTGAAATGGAGCCTCCTGCCGCAGCCTCAGAGGATGAGTCGGAGGAGGACATTGAGGAGATGCAGTCTAGACTGGCAGCCTTAAGGAGCTAA
- the LOC109893928 gene encoding heat shock 70 kDa protein 4L, translating to MSVVGIDVGFQNCYIAVARSGGIETIANEYSDRCTPAWVSLASKNRTIGNAAKGQIITNFKNTVHGFKKFHGRAFDDPYVQGEKPKLPYSLHKLASGNTGIKVRYLDEDKVFTIEQVTAMLLTKLKETSESSLKKPVVDCVISVPSFFTDAERRSVMDSTQIAGLNCLRLINDTTAVALAYGIYKQDLPTPDEKPRNVVFVDLGHSSFQVSISAFNKGKLKVLATAFDPYLGGRNFDEVLVEHFCEEFKARYKLNVRENPRAILRLSQECEKLKKLMSANCSDLPINIECFMNDIDVTGKMNRVQFEELCAPFLMRVEAPLKAVIEQSKLSRDEIYAVEVVGGATRIPSIKERIAKFFGKDVSTTLNADEAVARGCALQCAILSPAFKVREFSITDVVPFPITLRWKSPTEDGVGECEVYSKNHAAPFSKVITFHKDEPFDLEAFYSLPQELPYPDIRIGHFSVQNVVPQPDGNSSKVKVKVRINVHGIFSVSSASLIEKEKGEGEDVQMDMEATVQNEGRPEDQTKMQVDQEGQGQGDPLNEDASSCSKNGVPGEKQDPASGGSKPKVKVKSTDLPILANTIRQLDRGVLNDFVEYEGQMIVQDKLEKERNDAKNAVEEYVYDLRDKLCGIYEKYTTEEDSNRLTLMLEDTENWLYEEGEDQDKQVYVDKLEDLKRFAQPVHDRHREQEDRPRAFEEMGKKIQLYMKAVELYKQKDERYQHLNAEEMRNVEKCLNESMAWINSKMNAQSQLTIAQDPVVKVADIISKIQELDEVCNPVVNRPKPKADDVSEENDESNGAHNSPRQGTGGRGVAKGSNQTKPTSAEMEID from the exons ATGTCAGTAGTAGGTATTGATGTGGGTTTCCAAAATTGTTACATTGCTGTTGCGAGAAGCGGCGGGATTGAAACCATTGCCAATGAATACAGCGACAGATGTACACC GGCTTGGGTGTCTCTGGCCTCCAAAAACCGAACCATTGGAAATGCAGCCAAGGGTCAA ATTATAACAAACTTTAAAAACACAGTCCATGGCTTCAAGAAGTTCCATGGCAGAGCGTTTGACGACCCATATGTCCAGGGGGAGAAACCCAAGTTGCCTTACAGCTTGCACAAGCTGGCCAGTGGCAACACTGGAATCAAG GTCCGTTACCTGGATGAGGACAAAGTGTTCACAATTGAGCAGGTAACAGCAATGTTGCTGACCAAGCTGAAGGAAACTTCTGAGAGCTCCCTGAAGAAGCCAGTTGTGGACTGTGTGATCTCT GTCCCAAGTTTTTTCACCGATGCAGAGAGGAGGTCTGTGATGGACTCCACCCAAATTGCAGGGTTGAACTGTCTGCGTCTGATCAATGACACCACGGCAG TGGCCCTGGCCTATGGGATCTACAAGCAGGACCTGCCCACCCCAGATGAGAAGCCACGCAATGTGGTGTTCGTGGACCTGGGACATTCATCATTTCAGGTCTCCATATCAGCCTTCAACAAAGGCAAACTTAAG GTACTGGCCACAGCCTTTGATCCCTACCTGGGAGGGCGTAACTTTGATGAGGTACTTGTGGAGCACTTCTGCGAGGAGTTCAAGGCAAGGTACAAGCTGAACGTGAGGGAGAACCCCAGGGCTATTCTGCGGCTGTCTCAGGAGTGCGAGAAACTGAAGAAGTTGATGAGTGCCAACTGCTCTGACCTTCCCATTAACATTGAGTGCTTCATGAATGACATTGATGTGACAGGCAAGATGAACAG AGTCCAGTTTGAAGAACTGTGTGCCCCATTCTTGATGAGAGTAGAGGCGCCATTGAAAGCAGTTATTGAACAATCAA AGCTGAGCCGGGATGAGATCTATGCAGTGGAGGTGGTAGGAGGAGCCACCAGGATCCCTTCCATTAAAGAGAGAATCGCCAAGTTCTTTGGCAAAGATGTCAGCACCACACTCAACGCAGATGAGGCTGTGGCACGGGGCTGCGCTCTTCAG tgtgcaaTTCTGTCCCCAGCGTTTAAGGTGCGTGAATTCTCCATCACTGATGTGGTTCCCTTTCCCATAACCCTACGCTGGAAGTCCCCCACAGAAGATGGAGTCGG AGAATGTGAGGTGTACAGTAAGAACCATGCAGCACCCTTCTCCAAAGTCATCACCTTCCACAAGGACGAGCCCTTTGACTTGGAAgcattctacagcctcccacaagAGCTGCCTTACCCAGACATCAGGATAG GGCATTTTTCTGTTCAGAATGTGGTGCCCCAGCCTGATGGAAACAGCTCCAAAGTGAAGGTCAAAGTGCGCATAAACGTGCATGGCATCTTCAGTGTTTCCAGCGCCTCCCTGATCGAGAAGGAGaagggtgaaggagaggatgtTCAGATGGACATGGAAGCCACTGTGCAGAATGAAGGAAGGCCAGAGGACCAG ACTAAAATGCAGGTAGACCAGGAGGGTCAAGGCCAGGGGGACCCGCTGAATGAGGACGCCAGCTCCTGCAGTAAG AACGGAGTCCCCGGTGAGAAGCAGGACCCAGCATCAGGGGGAAGCAAGCCTAAAGTTAAAGTGAAAAGCACTGACCTTCCGATTCTGGCCAATACCATCAGACAGCTGGACAGGGGGGTGCTCAATGACTTTGTGGAGTATGAG GGCCAGATGATCGTCCAGGATaagctggagaaagagaggaatgatGCTAAGAATGCTGTGGAGGAGTATGTGTACGACCTGCGGGACAAACTGTGTGGCATCTATGAGAAGTACACCACGGAGGAG GACAGTAATCGTCTGACACTGATGCTCGAGGACACAGAGAACTGGCtttatgaggagggagaggaccaAGACAAACAGGTCTATGTGGACAAGCTGGAAGATCTCAAG AGGTTTGCCCAGCCCGTTCATGACAGGCACAGGGAGCAGGAAGACAGGCCGAGGGCATTTGAAGAGATGGGCAAGAAGATCCAACTTTATATGAAGGCTGTGGAGCTTTATAAACAGAAG GATGAGCGTTACCAGCATCTGAATGCTGAGGAGATGAGAAACGTGGAGAAGTGTTTAAATGAAAGCATGGCCTGGATAAACAGCAAGATGAATGCCCAGAGCCAACTCACCATCGCCCAGGACCCAGTCGTCAAAGTAGCAGACATAAtttccaaaatacag GAACTGGATGAAGTATGCAACCCAGTTGTCAACCGGCCAAAGCCCAAAGCAGATGACGTGTCAGAGGAGAATGACGAGAGCAACGGGGCCCATAACAGCCCAAGGCAAGGAACTGGCGGGAGGGGAGTGGCAAAGGGTAGCAACCAGACCAAGCCTACTTCAGCAGAGATGGAGATTGACTGA